The Phoenix dactylifera cultivar Barhee BC4 chromosome 12, palm_55x_up_171113_PBpolish2nd_filt_p, whole genome shotgun sequence genome has a window encoding:
- the LOC103708913 gene encoding WRKY DNA-binding transcription factor 70-like, whose protein sequence is MGSLEQENSSIDRINKVAGELIKGKESAIQLKSLLQESFASEDQEKNSVVGIFIEEILGSFSRAFTILNSGKAPEAPLDQAATPCSEEQESKNSGKKRKIQSSRRSGYRRRAHLYSCTRILSKTMDDDHTWRKYGQKDIFNSKYPRSYFRCTHKYDQQCQATRQVQQSEADPSMYVITYMGEHTCRDPTISPHLLPPSHRRPSSIISFGSETTADDQKEVPFNSSCFSVMKQEIDEEVPSDPTPRISSSEFLMLPDLGTFDWRAPMEQYMGIALDQCDAMSDMHSSNSCLDMELNGVSFELDDLFGVDQDKLF, encoded by the exons ATGGGATCCCTCGAGCAAGAGAATTCCTCGATAGATCGAATCAACAAGGTGGCTGGAGAGTTGATCAAAGGGAAGGAATCAGCGATCCAGCTCAAGAGCCTACTGCAAGAGTCCTTTGCATCAGAGGATCAAGAAAAGAACTCTGTGGTTGGGATCTTTATTGAAGAAATTTTGGGCTCCTTCTCTAGAGCATTCACTATCTTAAACTCTGGCAAGGCACCAGAGGCCCCTCTCGATCAGGCAGCTACTCCTTGCTCTGAAGAGCAAGAAAGCAAGAATTCAGGTAAGAAGAGGAAGATCCAGTCATCTCGAAGAAGTGGTTATAGGAGAag GGCTCATCTATATTCATGTAcaagaatcttatcaaagaCGATGGATGATGATCATACATGGCGAAAATATGGACAGAAAGATATCTTCAATTCTAAGTATCCAAG GAGCTACTTCAGATGCACTCACAAATATGACCAACAGTGTCAAGCCACAAGACAAGTCCAGCAATCCGAGGCTGATCCCTCCATGTATGTGATCACTTACATGGGAGAGCACACATGCAGAGATCCTACCATATCTCCCCATCTTCTCCCACCTTCCCATCGGAGACCATCTTCTATCATTAGCTTTGGATCAGAAACCACTGCAGATGACCAAAAAGAAGTCCCCTTCAACTCTTCCTGCTTCTCAGTAATGAAGCAAGAGATTGATGAGGAAGTGCCGAGTGATCCAACCCCAAGAATCTCTTCCTCAGAATTTCTCATGCTGCCAGACCTCGGAACATTTGATTGGCGTGCACCAATGGAACAATACATGGGGATTGCATTGGATCAATGCGATGCTATGTCCGATATGCACTCTTCTAATAGTTGTTTGGATATGGAATTGAACGGAGTCTCATTTGAACTTGACGATCTGTTTGGTGTCGATCAGGACAAGCTTTTCTAA